One part of the Nitrospira defluvii genome encodes these proteins:
- a CDS encoding HEPN domain-containing protein, whose product MNRAESNFEAWLRKAEHDLLNIENNLVAKDIPWDTVCFHAQQVAEKVLKAFLVHHGYDLSKTHDLVALLAQCVACDEGLAVLESDCRKLTSYGVAARYPDDLFEPEEADGRDVVAAAHRVRTKILLLLPRNR is encoded by the coding sequence ATGAACAGAGCTGAGTCCAACTTCGAAGCCTGGCTGCGCAAGGCCGAACATGATTTGCTAAACATCGAGAATAACCTCGTTGCCAAGGACATTCCCTGGGACACGGTCTGCTTTCACGCACAGCAAGTAGCTGAGAAAGTATTGAAGGCGTTTCTGGTCCATCATGGATACGATCTCTCGAAGACTCACGATTTGGTTGCCCTGCTTGCTCAGTGCGTCGCGTGTGATGAAGGGCTAGCGGTATTGGAGTCTGACTGCCGGAAATTGACCTCTTACGGTGTCGCGGCACGGTATCCGGATGACCTGTTTGAGCCAGAAGAAGCGGATGGTCGCGACGTGGTGGCCGCCGCCCATCGCGTGCGTACAAAAATTCTCCTGCTCCTGCCGAGAAACCGATGA
- a CDS encoding type II toxin-antitoxin system RelE/ParE family toxin: protein MGRMDKPLIWIRSEVKTPPFSQAARLEAGYLLRLLQEGESLGLPHSRPIPVIGTGCHELRITDEGGTFRIIYRADADAVVILDVFKKKTQQTPQSVIETCRRRLQEYDRMMGS, encoded by the coding sequence ATGGGCAGGATGGACAAACCTCTTATCTGGATTCGGAGCGAAGTCAAGACGCCGCCTTTTTCCCAAGCTGCGCGACTTGAAGCGGGATATCTGTTGAGGTTATTGCAGGAGGGCGAATCCCTTGGACTTCCGCATTCACGGCCCATCCCTGTCATTGGAACAGGATGCCATGAGTTACGGATCACCGATGAGGGCGGCACGTTTCGTATTATATACAGAGCAGATGCTGATGCTGTCGTCATTCTCGATGTGTTTAAGAAGAAGACTCAACAGACACCTCAATCGGTCATTGAAACCTGCCGACGACGACTTCAAGAGTATGACCGAATGATGGGATCGTAG
- a CDS encoding helix-turn-helix transcriptional regulator, producing MKNAKRAKLEAAGWTIGSVKEFLDLSDADAALIDMKLALSRSLRDRRNKQGLSQVQLAERLRSSQSRVAKMEAGDPSVSMDLLVSSLLLLGASSSDLANTIRGEGRSKKGRAA from the coding sequence ATGAAGAACGCCAAACGAGCCAAGCTGGAAGCGGCCGGATGGACCATCGGGTCGGTGAAAGAGTTCCTGGACCTGTCAGACGCGGATGCGGCGCTCATCGACATGAAGCTGGCCCTCAGCCGGAGCCTGCGGGACCGACGAAATAAACAGGGCTTGTCACAGGTCCAGCTCGCTGAACGCCTCCGATCCAGCCAATCGCGCGTGGCTAAAATGGAAGCGGGCGATCCGTCCGTGTCCATGGATCTCCTGGTCAGTTCACTCCTGCTTCTCGGGGCGAGCTCCAGCGATCTGGCCAACACTATTCGGGGCGAAGGGCGCAGTAAGAAGGGGCGGGCAGCGTAA
- a CDS encoding nucleotidyltransferase domain-containing protein has product MTQASLLTHVTQTIINRFHPKRIMVFGSHARGEAGPESDLDLFIEMETPRRPPDRAIEVSEAFGLRAWPMDIVVYTPEEVRRLRHVKGTLLSVIEKEGKVLYEQS; this is encoded by the coding sequence ATGACACAGGCTTCATTACTGACCCATGTGACTCAGACTATCATCAATCGCTTTCACCCGAAGCGCATCATGGTGTTCGGTAGCCATGCGCGAGGGGAGGCTGGCCCGGAGAGCGACTTGGATCTCTTTATTGAGATGGAGACGCCTCGTCGGCCTCCTGACCGGGCGATCGAAGTAAGCGAGGCCTTCGGGTTACGTGCATGGCCGATGGATATCGTGGTGTACACGCCGGAAGAAGTGCGGCGCTTACGCCACGTGAAGGGAACGCTGCTGTCGGTCATTGAGAAGGAGGGCAAGGTTCTGTATGAACAGAGCTGA